A single genomic interval of Zingiber officinale cultivar Zhangliang chromosome 4A, Zo_v1.1, whole genome shotgun sequence harbors:
- the LOC121970570 gene encoding vegetative cell wall protein gp1-like — protein sequence MELLLMVFALLVLASPAIVAPAMSRAVEGGVVDEKSYYSPPSRRTPCEAPPSHGSGGHGAAPSRRPPSVPPQGGGGCYCSPPVTTAPPPPLVGPVIPSPLVPLAPPTPTLPVIPAPPQPLAPVDPNIFPFTCE from the exons ATGGAGCTCCTTCTCATGGTTTTCGCACTGTTGGTATTGGCTTCTCCAGCTATCGTTGCTCCGGCCATGAGCAGAGCAGTTGAAGGTGGCGTCGTCGACGAGAAGAGCTACTACTCCCCAC CTTCGCGGAGGACTCCGTGCGAGGCTCCGCCGTCTCACGGCAGCGGTGGACATGGCGCAGCGCCATCACGCAGGCCACCGTCGGTGCCTCCGCAGGGGGGTGGAGGATGCTATTGCTCACCGCCAGTGACCACCGCTCCTCCTCCTCCACTAGTTGGGCCGGTAATACCAAGTCCGCTCGTGCCTCTCGCGCCACCGACTCCGACGTTGCCTGTGATCCCGGCGCCGCCACAGCCTCTGGCCCCCGTCGACCCTAACATCTTTCCCTTCACTTGCGAGTAA
- the LOC121970571 gene encoding nuclear pore complex protein NUP35-like codes for MSSPVPRSSTKPTRLSPFFRDLASPISPHRRSAGQFSAPRHGAAVDSDLPPPPFFTLDDRADFSPEADLPPPSLVSPIGARSWGQKGSLSPSPSYSSSSRFLPTRAAEANGAGPSDRRGKSPEGSSWAISPAENGGERDPDRSSPVDGVVEPGALIVLPPPPSRDLPRPELQGPVVLNGGLETDTWVTVFGFSPADTNLVLREFEKCGPILKHVPGPRNSNWIHILYQKPYHAQIALKKNGTQLNNLLVVGVKPVDPMHRHHLKESAHQINQGGFMVSLPSKVGTLSRSSNHADKSSNYSSDQRHHHSNGIIATPANSLVSKVMDLVFGM; via the exons ATGAGCTCCCCCGTGCCGCGGAGCTCCACGAAGCCGACGCGGTTGTCTCCGTTCTTTCGAGACCTCGCCTCGCCCATCTCTCCCCACCGCCGATCCGCCGGCCAATTCTCCGCGCCCCGCCACGGCGCTGCCGTTGACTCCGACCTCCCTCCTCCGCCCTTCTTCACGCTCGACGATCGTGCGGATTTCTCGCCCGAGGCCGACCTCCCGCCGCCCTCTCTGGTGTCCCCCATCGGCGCCAGGAGCTGGGGCCAGAAGGGATCGCTCTCGCCTTCCCCTTCCTATTCATCCTCTTCCCGCTTCCTTCCGACCCGAGCCGCGGAGGCGAATGGCGCTGGTCCTTCCGACCGGCGTGGGAAGAGCCCTGAAGGCTCGAGTTGGGCGATTTCGCCTGCCGAAAATGGTGGGGAACGAGATCCGGACCGCAGCTCGCCTGTAGATGGGGTGGTTGAGCCGGGAGCGTTGATTGTGCTTCCGCCGCCGCCGAGTAGGGATTTACCGAGGCCTGAGCTGCAAGGACCTGTGGTGCTGAATGGTGGCCTGGAGACGGACACATGGGTTACTGTTTTTGG GTTTTCTCCTGCAGATACTAACTTGGTTCTTCGGGAGTTTGAAAAATGTGGCCCCATATTAAAACATGTACCTGGGCCCAGGAATTCCAACTGGATACACATTCTCTATCAG AAACCCTATCATGCACAAATAGCTCTCAAGAAAAATGGAACTCAGCTAAACAATCTGTTGGTAGTTGGAGTGAAACCTGTAGACCCAATGCATCGCCATCATCTAAAGGAATCGGCACACCAAATCAATCAAGGAGGCTTCATGGTTTCATTGCCCTCCAAGGTTGGCACTTTGAGTCGATCATCAAATCATGCAGATAAGTCTTCGAATTACAGTTCTGATCAGAGGCACCACCATTCAAATGGAATAATTGCAACTCCAGCAAATTCTCTTGTATCCAAGGTTATGGACTTGGTGTTCGGAATGTGA